One genomic segment of Oreochromis aureus strain Israel breed Guangdong linkage group 9, ZZ_aureus, whole genome shotgun sequence includes these proteins:
- the acot9.1 gene encoding acyl-CoA thioesterase 9, tandem duplicate 1 isoform X1 — MLSQRFLLLRSAASFTRRSFCTGGALKQGKQGKAPDMIEGNPQFHVSNVRNRLREIVGASTNWSDHQQAMAERVSLSSMLAKSQNELPAKRMKDSYLEVHLPLGSEPQLREKYLTYHNTVRFGRILEDLDSLAVLISYSHTYNSELKRSPLSIVTALVDKIDMRQHVIYPDCDIKFTGHVTWVGKSSIEAKIHMSQYRDGAYASVLDATFVMVARDPGNKRAAFVNPLKPEGPEEERLFQEGEANKSRRVELSTASLLKVAPTQEERTVVHGLFLNTLDTNTVSFRSRVLPPNSVWMEDAKLKGLEICHPQERNIFNRIFGGFLMRKAYELGWANACSYGGCRPSLVAVDDILFQKPVEIGSLLMLSSQVCYTQGTYIQVRVHSEVFDPLTRQHNTTNIFHFTFTSDRDVPNIMPKTYGESMLYLDGKRHFDQTVAC; from the exons GTTTCTGCTGCTGCGGTCGGCCGCGTCCTTCACGAGGAGGTCGTTCTGCACGGGAGGAGCGTTGAAACAGGGGAAACAGGGAAAGGCACCTGACATGATCGAGG GAAATCCACAGTTTCATGTGTCAAATG TGCGAAACAGGCTGAGAGAAATTGTGGGAGCTTCCACAAACTGGAG CGACCATCAGCAGGCCATGGCGGAGCGTGTCTCACTGTCCTCCATGTTGGCCAAATCTCAGAACGAACTTCCTGCCAAGAGGATGAAGGACAGCTACCTGGAGGTCCACCTGCCCCTGGGCTCTGAGCCACAGCTCAGGGAGAAATATCTGACCTACCACAACACCGTCAG GTTTGGCAGAATCCTGGAGGACTTGGACAGTTTAGCAG tcCTCATCTCTTACTCTCACACCTACAACTCGGAACTAAAGAGGTCTCCTCTGTCTATTGTCACCGCCCTGGTGGACAAAATCG ACATGAGGCAGCACGTCATCTATCCCGACTGCGACATCAAGTTCACAGGTCATGTGACGTGGGTGGGGAAGTCATCCATTGAAGCCAAGATCCACATGTCACAG TACCGTGACGGAGCGTACGCCTCCGTTCTGGATGCTACATTCGTCATGGTGGCTCGAGACCCAGGAAACAAGAG ggCAGCGTTTGTAAATCCACTGAAGCCTGAAGGACCCGAGGAAGAACGACTCTTCCAGGAAGGAGAAG CTAACAAATCCCGCCGTGTGGAGCTGAGCACTGCGTCGCTGCTGAAGGTCGCTCCCACACAAGAGGAGAGGACGGTCGTTCACGGCCTTTTCCTCAACACCCTGGACACCAA CACAGTCAGTTTCCGCAGCAGAGTTCTGCCCCCAAACTCAGTGTGGATGGAAGATGCCAAACTGAAAGGACTGGAGATCTGCCATCCTCAG GAGAGGAACATCTTTAACAGGATATTTGGAGGTTTTCTGATGAGGAAAGCTTACGAGCTCGGCTGGGCCAACGCCTGCTCCTATGG GGGCTGTCGGCCGAGTCTGGTGGCTGTCGATGATATCCTCTTCCAGAAACCTGTGGAGATTGGATCTTTGCTGATGCTCTCATCGCAG gtgtGTTACACTCAGGGGACGTACATCCAGGTCAGAGTTCACAGCGAGGTGTTTGACCCGCTGACCCGACAGCACAACACCACCAACATCTTCCACTTCACCTTCACTTCAGACCGCGATGTCCCCAACATCATGCCCAAGACTTATGGAG AGTCGATGCTGTACCTCGACGGAAAGAGACACTTTGACCAAACCGTGGCGTGCTGA
- the acot9.1 gene encoding acyl-CoA thioesterase 9, tandem duplicate 1 isoform X2, whose product MFLLLRSAASFTRRSFCTGGALKQGKQGKAPDMIEGNPQFHVSNVRNRLREIVGASTNWSDHQQAMAERVSLSSMLAKSQNELPAKRMKDSYLEVHLPLGSEPQLREKYLTYHNTVRFGRILEDLDSLAVLISYSHTYNSELKRSPLSIVTALVDKIDMRQHVIYPDCDIKFTGHVTWVGKSSIEAKIHMSQYRDGAYASVLDATFVMVARDPGNKRAAFVNPLKPEGPEEERLFQEGEANKSRRVELSTASLLKVAPTQEERTVVHGLFLNTLDTNTVSFRSRVLPPNSVWMEDAKLKGLEICHPQERNIFNRIFGGFLMRKAYELGWANACSYGGCRPSLVAVDDILFQKPVEIGSLLMLSSQVCYTQGTYIQVRVHSEVFDPLTRQHNTTNIFHFTFTSDRDVPNIMPKTYGESMLYLDGKRHFDQTVAC is encoded by the exons AT GTTTCTGCTGCTGCGGTCGGCCGCGTCCTTCACGAGGAGGTCGTTCTGCACGGGAGGAGCGTTGAAACAGGGGAAACAGGGAAAGGCACCTGACATGATCGAGG GAAATCCACAGTTTCATGTGTCAAATG TGCGAAACAGGCTGAGAGAAATTGTGGGAGCTTCCACAAACTGGAG CGACCATCAGCAGGCCATGGCGGAGCGTGTCTCACTGTCCTCCATGTTGGCCAAATCTCAGAACGAACTTCCTGCCAAGAGGATGAAGGACAGCTACCTGGAGGTCCACCTGCCCCTGGGCTCTGAGCCACAGCTCAGGGAGAAATATCTGACCTACCACAACACCGTCAG GTTTGGCAGAATCCTGGAGGACTTGGACAGTTTAGCAG tcCTCATCTCTTACTCTCACACCTACAACTCGGAACTAAAGAGGTCTCCTCTGTCTATTGTCACCGCCCTGGTGGACAAAATCG ACATGAGGCAGCACGTCATCTATCCCGACTGCGACATCAAGTTCACAGGTCATGTGACGTGGGTGGGGAAGTCATCCATTGAAGCCAAGATCCACATGTCACAG TACCGTGACGGAGCGTACGCCTCCGTTCTGGATGCTACATTCGTCATGGTGGCTCGAGACCCAGGAAACAAGAG ggCAGCGTTTGTAAATCCACTGAAGCCTGAAGGACCCGAGGAAGAACGACTCTTCCAGGAAGGAGAAG CTAACAAATCCCGCCGTGTGGAGCTGAGCACTGCGTCGCTGCTGAAGGTCGCTCCCACACAAGAGGAGAGGACGGTCGTTCACGGCCTTTTCCTCAACACCCTGGACACCAA CACAGTCAGTTTCCGCAGCAGAGTTCTGCCCCCAAACTCAGTGTGGATGGAAGATGCCAAACTGAAAGGACTGGAGATCTGCCATCCTCAG GAGAGGAACATCTTTAACAGGATATTTGGAGGTTTTCTGATGAGGAAAGCTTACGAGCTCGGCTGGGCCAACGCCTGCTCCTATGG GGGCTGTCGGCCGAGTCTGGTGGCTGTCGATGATATCCTCTTCCAGAAACCTGTGGAGATTGGATCTTTGCTGATGCTCTCATCGCAG gtgtGTTACACTCAGGGGACGTACATCCAGGTCAGAGTTCACAGCGAGGTGTTTGACCCGCTGACCCGACAGCACAACACCACCAACATCTTCCACTTCACCTTCACTTCAGACCGCGATGTCCCCAACATCATGCCCAAGACTTATGGAG AGTCGATGCTGTACCTCGACGGAAAGAGACACTTTGACCAAACCGTGGCGTGCTGA
- the LOC116310071 gene encoding pyruvate dehydrogenase E1 component subunit alpha, mitochondrial isoform X1, with amino-acid sequence MKTMLAIISNALCRMTGRNAGAQTVSEGARVVVSRSFADFTPQATFDIKKCDLHRLEEGPPVKAELTREQGLQYYRTMQTVRRMELKADQLYKQKIIRGFCHLYDGQEACAAGIEAAINPSDHLITAYRAHGYTYTRGVSVKEILAELTGRRGGVAKGKGGSMHMYAPHFYGGNGIVGAQVPLGAGIALACQYQGKNQVCVTLYGDGAANQGQLFESYNMAALWKLPCIFICENNKYGMGTSVERAAASTDYYKRGDFIPGLRVDGMDVLCVREATQFAADHCRAGKGPIIMELQTYRYHGHSMSDPGVSYRTREEIQEVRSKSDPISMLKERMLSHNMASVEEFKEIDIEIRKQVEEATQFATSDPEPPLEELCNHIFSKNPPLEVRGTSPWSKLKSVS; translated from the exons ATGAAAACCATGTTAGCCATTATCTCTAACGCTCTGTGCAGGATGACCGGCAGGAATGCG GGAGCCCAAACAGTGTCTGAG GGAGCCAGAGTCGTCGTCTCCCGCTCCTTCGCTGACTTCACCCCCCAGGCGACCTTTGACATCAAG AAATGCGACCTGCATCGCCTGGAGGAGGGGCCCCCGGTGAAGGCGGAGCTGACCAGGGAGCAGGGCCTGCAGTATTACCGCACCATGCAGACGGTGAGGCGCATGGAGCTCAAAGCTGACCAGCTCTACAAGCAGAAAATCATCCGAGGCTTCTGTCACCTATACGACGGACAG GAAGCGTGTGCTGCAGGCATCGAGGCCGCCATCAATCCCTCGGACCACCTGATCACTGCGTACCGCGCCCACGGGTACACCTACACCCGCGGTGTCTCTGTTAAAGAGATCCTGGCCGAGCTCACAG GTCGTAGAGGGGGCGTGGCTAAAGGGAAAGGGGGCTCAATGCACATGTACGCTCCACATTTCTATGGCGGCAACGGCATCGTGGGCGCACAg GTACCTTTGGGAGCAGGCATCGCTCTCGCCTGCCAGTACCAAGGCAAAAACCAGGTGTGCGTTACGCTCTATGGAGACGGAGCAGCCAATCAG GGCCAGCTCTTTGAGTCTTACAACATGGCCGCTCTATGGAAGCTGCCGTGCATCTTCATCTGTGAGAACAACAAGTACGGCATGGGGACATCGGTGGAGAGAGCTGCAGCCAGCACAGACTACTACAAGAGGGGAGACTTCATACCTGGACTCAGA GTGGATGGGATGGATGTCCTATGCGTCAGAGAGGCCACACAGTTTGCTGCAGATCACTGCAGAGCTGGAAAG GGTCCCATCATAATGGAGCTGCAGACCTACCGTTACCATGGACACAGCATGAGTGACCCAGGTGTCAG CTACCGTACCCGCGAGGAGATTCAGGAGGTCCGCAGTAAGAGCGACCCCATCTCCATGCTGAAGGAGCGCATGCTCAGCCACAACATGGCGTCTGTAGAGGAGTTCAAG GAAATCGACATAGAGATCCGTAAGCAGGTGGAGGAGGCGACTCAGTTCGCCACCTCGGACCCGGAGCCGCCGCTGGAAGAGTTATGCAACCACATCTTCTCCAAGAACCCGCCGCTGGAGGTGCGCGGGACAAGCCCCTGGTCCAAGCTCAAGTCTGTCAGCTAG
- the LOC116310071 gene encoding pyruvate dehydrogenase E1 component subunit alpha, somatic form, mitochondrial isoform X3 codes for MQTVRRMELKADQLYKQKIIRGFCHLYDGQEACAAGIEAAINPSDHLITAYRAHGYTYTRGVSVKEILAELTGRRGGVAKGKGGSMHMYAPHFYGGNGIVGAQVPLGAGIALACQYQGKNQVCVTLYGDGAANQGQLFESYNMAALWKLPCIFICENNKYGMGTSVERAAASTDYYKRGDFIPGLRVDGMDVLCVREATQFAADHCRAGKGPIIMELQTYRYHGHSMSDPGVSYRTREEIQEVRSKSDPISMLKERMLSHNMASVEEFKEIDIEIRKQVEEATQFATSDPEPPLEELCNHIFSKNPPLEVRGTSPWSKLKSVS; via the exons ATGCAGACGGTGAGGCGCATGGAGCTCAAAGCTGACCAGCTCTACAAGCAGAAAATCATCCGAGGCTTCTGTCACCTATACGACGGACAG GAAGCGTGTGCTGCAGGCATCGAGGCCGCCATCAATCCCTCGGACCACCTGATCACTGCGTACCGCGCCCACGGGTACACCTACACCCGCGGTGTCTCTGTTAAAGAGATCCTGGCCGAGCTCACAG GTCGTAGAGGGGGCGTGGCTAAAGGGAAAGGGGGCTCAATGCACATGTACGCTCCACATTTCTATGGCGGCAACGGCATCGTGGGCGCACAg GTACCTTTGGGAGCAGGCATCGCTCTCGCCTGCCAGTACCAAGGCAAAAACCAGGTGTGCGTTACGCTCTATGGAGACGGAGCAGCCAATCAG GGCCAGCTCTTTGAGTCTTACAACATGGCCGCTCTATGGAAGCTGCCGTGCATCTTCATCTGTGAGAACAACAAGTACGGCATGGGGACATCGGTGGAGAGAGCTGCAGCCAGCACAGACTACTACAAGAGGGGAGACTTCATACCTGGACTCAGA GTGGATGGGATGGATGTCCTATGCGTCAGAGAGGCCACACAGTTTGCTGCAGATCACTGCAGAGCTGGAAAG GGTCCCATCATAATGGAGCTGCAGACCTACCGTTACCATGGACACAGCATGAGTGACCCAGGTGTCAG CTACCGTACCCGCGAGGAGATTCAGGAGGTCCGCAGTAAGAGCGACCCCATCTCCATGCTGAAGGAGCGCATGCTCAGCCACAACATGGCGTCTGTAGAGGAGTTCAAG GAAATCGACATAGAGATCCGTAAGCAGGTGGAGGAGGCGACTCAGTTCGCCACCTCGGACCCGGAGCCGCCGCTGGAAGAGTTATGCAACCACATCTTCTCCAAGAACCCGCCGCTGGAGGTGCGCGGGACAAGCCCCTGGTCCAAGCTCAAGTCTGTCAGCTAG
- the acot9.1 gene encoding acyl-CoA thioesterase 9, tandem duplicate 1 isoform X3 has protein sequence MIEGNPQFHVSNVRNRLREIVGASTNWSDHQQAMAERVSLSSMLAKSQNELPAKRMKDSYLEVHLPLGSEPQLREKYLTYHNTVRFGRILEDLDSLAVLISYSHTYNSELKRSPLSIVTALVDKIDMRQHVIYPDCDIKFTGHVTWVGKSSIEAKIHMSQYRDGAYASVLDATFVMVARDPGNKRAAFVNPLKPEGPEEERLFQEGEANKSRRVELSTASLLKVAPTQEERTVVHGLFLNTLDTNTVSFRSRVLPPNSVWMEDAKLKGLEICHPQERNIFNRIFGGFLMRKAYELGWANACSYGGCRPSLVAVDDILFQKPVEIGSLLMLSSQVCYTQGTYIQVRVHSEVFDPLTRQHNTTNIFHFTFTSDRDVPNIMPKTYGESMLYLDGKRHFDQTVAC, from the exons ATGATCGAGG GAAATCCACAGTTTCATGTGTCAAATG TGCGAAACAGGCTGAGAGAAATTGTGGGAGCTTCCACAAACTGGAG CGACCATCAGCAGGCCATGGCGGAGCGTGTCTCACTGTCCTCCATGTTGGCCAAATCTCAGAACGAACTTCCTGCCAAGAGGATGAAGGACAGCTACCTGGAGGTCCACCTGCCCCTGGGCTCTGAGCCACAGCTCAGGGAGAAATATCTGACCTACCACAACACCGTCAG GTTTGGCAGAATCCTGGAGGACTTGGACAGTTTAGCAG tcCTCATCTCTTACTCTCACACCTACAACTCGGAACTAAAGAGGTCTCCTCTGTCTATTGTCACCGCCCTGGTGGACAAAATCG ACATGAGGCAGCACGTCATCTATCCCGACTGCGACATCAAGTTCACAGGTCATGTGACGTGGGTGGGGAAGTCATCCATTGAAGCCAAGATCCACATGTCACAG TACCGTGACGGAGCGTACGCCTCCGTTCTGGATGCTACATTCGTCATGGTGGCTCGAGACCCAGGAAACAAGAG ggCAGCGTTTGTAAATCCACTGAAGCCTGAAGGACCCGAGGAAGAACGACTCTTCCAGGAAGGAGAAG CTAACAAATCCCGCCGTGTGGAGCTGAGCACTGCGTCGCTGCTGAAGGTCGCTCCCACACAAGAGGAGAGGACGGTCGTTCACGGCCTTTTCCTCAACACCCTGGACACCAA CACAGTCAGTTTCCGCAGCAGAGTTCTGCCCCCAAACTCAGTGTGGATGGAAGATGCCAAACTGAAAGGACTGGAGATCTGCCATCCTCAG GAGAGGAACATCTTTAACAGGATATTTGGAGGTTTTCTGATGAGGAAAGCTTACGAGCTCGGCTGGGCCAACGCCTGCTCCTATGG GGGCTGTCGGCCGAGTCTGGTGGCTGTCGATGATATCCTCTTCCAGAAACCTGTGGAGATTGGATCTTTGCTGATGCTCTCATCGCAG gtgtGTTACACTCAGGGGACGTACATCCAGGTCAGAGTTCACAGCGAGGTGTTTGACCCGCTGACCCGACAGCACAACACCACCAACATCTTCCACTTCACCTTCACTTCAGACCGCGATGTCCCCAACATCATGCCCAAGACTTATGGAG AGTCGATGCTGTACCTCGACGGAAAGAGACACTTTGACCAAACCGTGGCGTGCTGA
- the LOC116310071 gene encoding pyruvate dehydrogenase E1 component subunit alpha, mitochondrial isoform X2, which yields MKTMLAIISNALCRMTGRNAGARVVVSRSFADFTPQATFDIKKCDLHRLEEGPPVKAELTREQGLQYYRTMQTVRRMELKADQLYKQKIIRGFCHLYDGQEACAAGIEAAINPSDHLITAYRAHGYTYTRGVSVKEILAELTGRRGGVAKGKGGSMHMYAPHFYGGNGIVGAQVPLGAGIALACQYQGKNQVCVTLYGDGAANQGQLFESYNMAALWKLPCIFICENNKYGMGTSVERAAASTDYYKRGDFIPGLRVDGMDVLCVREATQFAADHCRAGKGPIIMELQTYRYHGHSMSDPGVSYRTREEIQEVRSKSDPISMLKERMLSHNMASVEEFKEIDIEIRKQVEEATQFATSDPEPPLEELCNHIFSKNPPLEVRGTSPWSKLKSVS from the exons ATGAAAACCATGTTAGCCATTATCTCTAACGCTCTGTGCAGGATGACCGGCAGGAATGCG GGAGCCAGAGTCGTCGTCTCCCGCTCCTTCGCTGACTTCACCCCCCAGGCGACCTTTGACATCAAG AAATGCGACCTGCATCGCCTGGAGGAGGGGCCCCCGGTGAAGGCGGAGCTGACCAGGGAGCAGGGCCTGCAGTATTACCGCACCATGCAGACGGTGAGGCGCATGGAGCTCAAAGCTGACCAGCTCTACAAGCAGAAAATCATCCGAGGCTTCTGTCACCTATACGACGGACAG GAAGCGTGTGCTGCAGGCATCGAGGCCGCCATCAATCCCTCGGACCACCTGATCACTGCGTACCGCGCCCACGGGTACACCTACACCCGCGGTGTCTCTGTTAAAGAGATCCTGGCCGAGCTCACAG GTCGTAGAGGGGGCGTGGCTAAAGGGAAAGGGGGCTCAATGCACATGTACGCTCCACATTTCTATGGCGGCAACGGCATCGTGGGCGCACAg GTACCTTTGGGAGCAGGCATCGCTCTCGCCTGCCAGTACCAAGGCAAAAACCAGGTGTGCGTTACGCTCTATGGAGACGGAGCAGCCAATCAG GGCCAGCTCTTTGAGTCTTACAACATGGCCGCTCTATGGAAGCTGCCGTGCATCTTCATCTGTGAGAACAACAAGTACGGCATGGGGACATCGGTGGAGAGAGCTGCAGCCAGCACAGACTACTACAAGAGGGGAGACTTCATACCTGGACTCAGA GTGGATGGGATGGATGTCCTATGCGTCAGAGAGGCCACACAGTTTGCTGCAGATCACTGCAGAGCTGGAAAG GGTCCCATCATAATGGAGCTGCAGACCTACCGTTACCATGGACACAGCATGAGTGACCCAGGTGTCAG CTACCGTACCCGCGAGGAGATTCAGGAGGTCCGCAGTAAGAGCGACCCCATCTCCATGCTGAAGGAGCGCATGCTCAGCCACAACATGGCGTCTGTAGAGGAGTTCAAG GAAATCGACATAGAGATCCGTAAGCAGGTGGAGGAGGCGACTCAGTTCGCCACCTCGGACCCGGAGCCGCCGCTGGAAGAGTTATGCAACCACATCTTCTCCAAGAACCCGCCGCTGGAGGTGCGCGGGACAAGCCCCTGGTCCAAGCTCAAGTCTGTCAGCTAG